The stretch of DNA taaattaaaatggaGATGAATTATGGTATCCAGGACCTCTGTGTGGATAACAAGCTGTCTGTCCGCGTACTAATTATCCTCATCCCGCTCACAACTATCACACGATACAGACAAACATGTTGTAAGTATAGTACGCAGAACGTAAAGGTAAGACGAAGTAATCGTTTCTAATTAGCACCGCCGTCTCTCTAATTCTGAATatcataacaaaattatacgtGATGAACAGATCCTTTTCAGAAGATGGCTGCATGCGTTAATTAATGTCTGAATATAATTacctatattaatatatatgcaaataaaattatgtaataataaaatattaaaacaaagaaaatatttgcgttTACGTTCGCAAACTTCTtaataagattgaaatttatttttgttggtgaaattaaatttaacaatgttttatttctagttggatatattactttaatttatttaattatacataataaaagatttattttttcgcaTCTTGTGATGTAAGATTCAAATTGTGTGAGGCGCTTGTTAGAGTATAGAGAAATCGTTTGCAAGTTAGATAATATATGTTAGGAGAGTTTGTTGCGTGCATCATTTATGCAGAAAGCAATTTATGACATAATTTAAGTCTGTTTTTTGAtgcaaagaaattataaaactaattttgtcAGTCTAAtcttatacaaatttaaaaaattttaattttgtcaaaaatattaaaaaatttaaattaaaaatagtagtATTTACTAATAGCGCactacaataataattattaagattaataaaaaattatatatttgttgcaCACATAAATCCTTTATTACGCTCAAGCTATTATAAACCGGAAATCATCATCATAAACTTAATAGAGTCAGGGTTAACGACTCCGGTAGTTAAAATGTGGCAGGAATCATTATTGTATACGTGCTTTATTAGTTTCTGCTGAGAACCAAGTATAAATGCGATTATGATGACAGTAATGATAGTATTTGCAcggtttatcaattttttgccATTTATACAGCTCTCAGCGCTTTATTCTTCCTGCAATGGATCAGGTCATAAAGTGATTCTTAGACTTGAGTAGAGAGAGTTTTAGGCATTAGTGCACGCAATTCTTCAGATGCTGTTCTCTTACCAAGTTGCGTGTATCACCGAAACACAAAGATACGCGATCAACATAAATGTGCTAATGCCATGGTCTAGTTTACTTGTTCaacaatctgtaaaaaaatgctGCATGATCGCAATTtaccaaaatataaatatttatgtgcaaccaataatatattttacgaattgatgttttatttcaagaGATAATTGTTTTCTGATGCAAACTTAGtttagcaatattttataaaagattaattatgcAGCATAACACACCAagttatgtaaataatagtttgagaaatattttttaaagattattattgtatGAGATATGCAAgcacatataataatttgttgtagtaattaaaataagcaaaaaagctgtaattatacttttattatttttgtgtaaaatctaattttgcaaaaataaaaaatttaaagctgTGAATTTCACAAAATCATCTGAAATGTAACAGGTTATTTGAAGgctgtaaaagaaattaataatataaatcaccAACAAGTGCGcgtaaatctttttaaagatttaatttcgcTCCGCTACAAGCGACGTCCAAAAGTTATTCCGCGGACAAGAAATAAACGGGCGTTTAGTATTTGTGGTAACAATAAACTATTGCCGCAAACCGCGTGCAAAAAGGGTGCCGTAAGCGCGCCGCAACTCGCGAACGATCGACGACGAGTTGCGAACGCGTAGATCGGAGGATGTGCACACAGTGATATCGATTTATGAAAGGCACGACACCGCGTGAGGGTGTGGTCGCGCAGCCAGCGAGAGGGAGTGAGATCGCAATCTGAAGATCACGAATCGTGCGCGATGTTATCCGTATCGTCGAGCGGAACAGTGAAAGTGCATCTCAAGTAAAAGTGGTTTCGCACGTCGATGTAagaacacgcgcgcgcgcgcgcgccgcgctCATTACGACGAATCGAGATCGCGTGCAATCTTCCCCTACGGCTGCAGTCAGTTTCTATCTGGCCGATCGTAATCAAGACGTCGACGAGGAAACGAAACAGTAGGTTACACACGTCCTTTTCATACAATCTCTCCTTGTTACACAGGAAGGATTTATTCTAAATCTAAGGACGAGAAAACGGAGTTTCTCGTTCCTCAATATATATTCATGACGTTTTACTGAACGATCGCTATATCGGATTTTTAAGTTGTTTAACTACTTTTACATAGATGATTGGATGTCGGAATTATAAGGAGTGAAGCATTTCACTtggcaatttaattaataatataattatatttactgttttaatttattttcagcaGTGAgcattaattcttattttattataattatttcttttggaaaaaaataactgttaatCTTTTCTAtctaaataaagattaaagagTGTTTCACTCTATTATACTTATTTGTATATTCacttaataagtaattattattattataagttattatttattatattaaattaattagattagCAAGTgatagaaaaacatttataatatacatcatttattaacaaattaaacatatatattttcatttcattttttttttttttttttttttatatattttcacatcAATAAAAactcaacaaaaaaataaaaaaacatataacaaaACTATCTACACTTGGCAACATGCAAGATTTAATCCTAAAATGGATAAAATCGCTAACACATGCATTACTATTTCATTCCCAGTCAGCAACGAATCTTAAGAAAAgatctataattaaataatcttgcGAAAAGAATCCTCGTAAAGTCcataaaaaattcacattgATAATATCGAAAGGAATTGTTCTCCACAGTCGATTTCTTGTAGCGTAGGAACGCGCGATTTAAAGACAATGcctaatatttataaagtctAATGCCACCCTTTGCCTTTGGATGTATAATGGATTACATGTTTGTAGATCGGAACATGAACGGGATATGGTTTCGCTATCGGTACGGGGAATTTCTTTTCCACGTAAACGGGATATGGCTTCTCTACGACGTAAGGAAcctgcaaaatataattacgtaGAAAATACATGCTTGACACGTATGATTTTTATgtgcgtaaaaataaaattcacacGCAAGtactaattacaaattatatagcGCAAATGTAAAACAGTGTGAAGACACAATTAGAAACTCATGTTATTATTGTACTCACTTGTTTTTCGACGACAACAGGTTCAAGCTTTTCGATGGGTATTTCGACGTGTTTAACGACCTCGACCGGATATGGATGAGGGATTTCAAACGGTACTTTATAGGGTTGGGGTAttggtatttttatttcctgaGGCACTTCGACAGGCACAGGATGTGGAATATGTATAGCTAAAACAAAGCGTAtagttacatatatttttatagataaattttttaattaataaataaagaatattgtatattctttttatctttgaaaatttttactcaaAAACGTACAATAtcaaatatagtaaaaaaaaaaaagaaactacaaattcaatacattttaattaatattttgcaaaaaattagcttaccatattttttaataattggtATTTCCACATGTTTAGTTTTCTCTTCATATGTTGAACCACCATGATCCGTGTCAAGATGGCTAGCCAGCACCTTGTTGCCAAACAAGGCGAGACTTAGCAAAAACAtctgaaattttcaattacttattacattccaatatgttaatatttttaatttcttgacaTAAACAATAATACTACAactcaaaaatatttgaaaatgattattattgaagaaattatattaaaagtgaaaataattaaatatatcttgcgACATGCatctaatttttctataataaatttatcttcaatattaagtatattattatttttgtaattcaactctttttattcaagttccgacttttttatttatcttaattgaCACTACTTAACACAATAAACACACATTTATCGCATGACATAAAAGCAAATGCCTGTTCAAACCTTACAATTTGATTCATGTTGATTAATGTACAGCTAATGATAGTATAAGCGCGAGGAATCGAGCGTTGAGTGACCGAGCACGTTAAAGATCGACCTTTATATACTGACTTCGATCCTAACCACCTTTCACTAAAATTCTGCGGTGGAGTTTCGATCTTTTCCAGGATGTATTACAGTGCAGTGCAACTATATTCATCAGAAAGAACTCTACCGGTATAACAAATACGAAAGGATTAGCATTCCCACATGTGACTACCTCTTTCTTCGACATTGGGTCCATTGCACCGTGTAGTTTTTACACGGAAGTCACAGCGATTATGTGTATTATAAAACGTTAAGAATAGAGAAAGCGTCAATGGTAGCAATCCATATCATTTAGTTGCATCTTAAAAAAAGCTACTACTTTTcatgaaattaagaaaataagcaCAATGCGGACTTGTGCAATTACTTTCatctacaaattttttatgataccaatattttattacaaaaaattgcacaaaaaatttgtttcttaaaatcgagcaattttaattttttaaaaaccttatcatattttagtcattttcttccgtttttttatatataaaaatttagtatttgtaaaaaaataattttaatattatattagcataaaatgttaaagaatTTGAAGGTTCAAGAAAGCATTTCTCGGTTAATTTCGAAAggacattaataaaattgcgcgTGATTTACGAAAgttgtaaaatttgcaatcaCATCGCCGCCACTTTGTCAAATTACCTTATATAATTCGCAGttataatgcaaatatctTACAAAGAGTATCCGCGCGATTCCAATTTGCACCGTGTAATAATACCATTATTACTTCGGATGCGAACGTCGATACAGTTAAGTAAGCATTTCCTCGCTGGTTTATTTCAAAGCGGACATATATGGTAAACAACTATGGCAAACAGTAAGATATCCTCTGTCGgataaatgcaaattacaaaattacctCCGGGCAAACACGCGCAATTGTAGTATTCAATTTAATGGAAGTAAAGGCCGTGCATACACACGTTTCAAATAGTTCTCCATACACAATTCCTGAGGGTGgtcgtataaattaaatagttatgTGGACGAGATAAATGGACACATTTGCAAACAAATAGCAACATAATCGGGcagaaataatgattaatcTTTTTGAAACAAATTCTACGACGTGTTAAAGATTACCGTGACTTGTCGATTTTTTTGGCGAGTTGATCCGGTTCGGTAAACATAGGAAAGGAACACGGTAGAGATGAATTTGATTTCCGCTCACTTACATGAAAGCAAATCGTATAGCAGTCATGCAACAATGTGTGCGCGACTTTTAGACTCAGGAAGTGAACGCGAAACACATTTCTGCTTGGAGAAAGACGTCAAGAGacgttatatttttcgataagtTAGAATGAAAGTACGAAACACAACGCCCCGTGAAAGGGTTCCGGTTGGAACGCTCATAGAAAGACATTCGACTGTGAAAGGCAGTGTAACACAAccttaaaaatgcattaataaCATACCTAATGACAAtccattaataaataaaataatatgataagcGAGGCTTGTTACACCTGTTAAGTCAATGGCAAGAATGAAATTCTTCATTCAAGTTCAActtgattaaatttacaaatttggttatgtaataaatatgtaacacatgcaattttgtaaaattatttaaagatgtCGCATTATAGATAAAGagtatttaaacattatttcagTGAAGAAGAAAGATAGCACTGATTAACAGACAACAATATGtcgttcaattttatttatacttgataataaaaattttatatatatatattgttttatattttaataattaaattgctgTGCATTTACCGCATCGATGCACAGAccgaatatttatttccacGCATCGATTAACATCATGAAGCTCATAAATTCTCAACAACATTCCAGAAACATTTTACGAACATTAAAGCGGTTACATTATGATGTTCTCGTTTTCATGCAATGTCATTCACCAAACTTTGCTCGCCAACTAATTATTCGCGTAGCGGGTTTGTCGCTCGCGGAAGAAGACATATACGACGTTTCTAATGTAGAGAAACTCCGAAGCGACTCCGAAACGGAGACCGGTCGCAATTAATGTCGATGGTAGAGCGATACCGCTAATTTACTGTCGTGGAAAATTGGACGAACCTACGGTCGCCGCCGTTGCGGAAACTCACGATCCGTCACTCACAGGAGTTTAGGTCTGTGTTCCAAAGCGATCTCGATTGTTCTCGGTGTACACTAATGGTGTAATGGCCATGAATGAGTCTGACCTACAACCTTGatagtaaatttatacaaaaagtataagtttaattgctttttaaaaGTGACAGAGATTTTGCCAATCGATTTACATCGTCGTGTACTTTACAccgttatttttaaataacaataatcaaAACTGAATTTTATTGtgctgttaaataaaaaaattgcaaaaaatataataatggcactcaaatataatcatattattatttataaaattgctgtTCATATAGCGTTGCTTTTTgcatgttataaaataattatttacgagAAAAAAGAACTCACTTTCTATAAGcagttttgataaaaagaaattgaaatgtGATGAGTTCAGGGATATGAAACTTTTTAGTTGAATAGAATGGGGAGACGACGCGCAgaaaatttctcataattaTCGTTTCCAATGACAGGACACTGCTGCGAACTCATAATTCTTCTCCGACACGGACGCGTCGGAATAATGAGTGTAGGTCAATGAATCCGCCGGTAATGTGGAAAAAGGAAGCTAGTGAAAGAAATCTATGacgagagggaaaaaaaagcCCACGGCGAAAGTAAAGTTCAAAGTCGATTTGCCCGACAATCACCGCGCCGCCGCGAAAAGAGAAGCCGCCCGGCGTGTGTGATGATCGTGTATTAAGTATTAAAGCGCGCTTTCCTTGAGATTCGCGCGCCGCCCGAGGTTACTTACTCATATCGCGTATCGACAAATTTGCTCGATCGATCAGCTTTCCCACGATTAAAGGGAATTTCCATTTTCCTCGTATTTACCGGCGCGAGCgtgcaattataatattataggtTGCTCACGGCCGCGCGTTAAAGCGATGCGTGTTCTCCAAGCGGTGTATTTACCGAATGATTATGGCAATCCGAACGAAACGAAATGAGTTGAATCGTTGTTGTCTACGCAGTCAGTGCGACTCGCTTATTACGTTTTGCATGTCATTAAACCATGAAGATTAAGATGGCTTAATGGGCAGCATTACGGATTCAAAGATGTGATAGGCTTGCCCGTAAAGACGCGAATACTCGGAAATGAAAGAGTGAGACATGCGACCGCAGTCATCTCGAGTGGCTTCCTGAACATCGAGACGCTCtggcgtttttttttacgtgAAATCATTACGTAGCGGAAGATCAGTCCTTCCTCCTTTTACAGCGGCCGGGACTCTACAACGATTGGAGAAAGAAACTATAGTCTGTAGACTTCCCTTTCGCTGCTACTTTTTACCGTGCATTCATGCTCTCCATTGTTTATTTGCATCTTATTAAGCATACGGGAAGATATTATTGTTATGcaacttttttcaaattgaaaGCATTTGCCATCGCTTGTTCTGACTTTACGCTTGCCCATTATCTCTGCTTCGTCGAGGTgtcgtaattaaaattgcattctcCACGAGTCTTTTCACTTGCAGCAATGTCAAGGGAAAAGAGAATAGAATTTGCACGTCACTTTTGCATGTTGATTTTTCTCATGCAGATATTCTCTATTATTTCTgacaaattgttaaataatattgtttattgcataaatacgGATGTAAAATTGCCGAGAAAATACGGGACGATATAAAGTGAAGTACGAAGTAATATACAGTTTcgtattttaacaaatatacaagaaaatattattatgcaatttttttaaatctgaaaacttttacttttatttgtttcgACTTTATGCTCGTCggttatttatgttttatcaaagtgtcaaataataatactaaaattcaagtatattataattcttaacttatttttatataaatatttggtcgtattgcaaattattttagaattctttGAACGGAACAGCAAATCATTGGTCCAGCAAGATGTATCACTCATTGTGCAAAAAGCTGAGTTCCGCGATTGTCTCGCATTATTTCATTTCCGACATTTCTGTATTAGATGGAACAAATCGAGCGACGTGCgcgattataaaaaatctaatgcCTATCCTGCGAACTATTTGAACGGTGAAACTTTGTGTGTTGTTTATTAAACTATAACTACACTAATTGCGACGGTGTTCGTTAGTACGCGAACCATTTAGGAAATTGGTGTTTTTATAACATACAGCGTGCCTGAAAGATTCATTGTGGCCGTAAAAATAACGAGCATGATATTCGGACCGTTGTTAACAATCTTGCAACTCAACTTACTATGAGATAGCGGGATCTCCAATTACTAAAACGGTatcatttaaattgtaataccGCAGTTTCTTGCGCGTCAGTTTCCCTCttcataaaacaattaatatactgactag from Linepithema humile isolate Giens D197 chromosome 2, Lhum_UNIL_v1.0, whole genome shotgun sequence encodes:
- the LOC105674790 gene encoding MAGE-like protein 2; the protein is MFLLSLALFGNKVLASHLDTDHGGSTYEEKTKHVEIPIIKKYAIHIPHPVPVEVPQEIKIPIPQPYKVPFEIPHPYPVEVVKHVEIPIEKLEPVVVEKQVPYVVEKPYPVYVEKKFPVPIAKPYPVHVPIYKHVIHYTSKGKGWH